A genomic stretch from Thermomonospora umbrina includes:
- a CDS encoding aldo/keto reductase: MSLGLGLAALGRPAYINVGRSGELPGERSVGAMREAAHRVLDAAYAAGIRWVDAARSYGRAEEFLAGWLDGHDDVTVSSKWGYAYVGGWRTDAPRHEVKEHSAERFRGQLAESRALLGDRLSLYQVHSLTDEGPLFRDGPLLAELAQAAADGLRLGFSTTGPRQAETVRRALGLEADGRRLFTAVQSTWNVMEPSVEDALREAHDEGVHVLVKETLANGRLAVDPPEPVAALAEAHRVGPDAVALAAALSRPWADTVLVGSVSVTQLHANLVASTLILDERELAALAEAAVPPARYWAERAALPWG; this comes from the coding sequence ATGAGCTTGGGGCTGGGTCTGGCGGCCTTGGGCCGCCCGGCGTACATCAATGTGGGGCGGTCCGGCGAGCTGCCGGGCGAACGCAGCGTCGGCGCGATGCGCGAGGCCGCCCATCGGGTGCTGGACGCCGCGTACGCCGCCGGCATCCGCTGGGTGGACGCCGCCCGTTCGTACGGGCGCGCGGAGGAGTTCCTCGCGGGCTGGCTCGACGGGCACGACGACGTCACCGTCTCCAGCAAGTGGGGCTACGCCTACGTGGGCGGCTGGCGCACGGACGCGCCTCGGCACGAGGTCAAGGAGCATTCGGCGGAGCGGTTCCGGGGGCAGCTCGCCGAGTCGCGGGCCCTGCTGGGCGACCGCCTGTCGCTCTACCAGGTGCACTCGCTGACCGATGAGGGCCCGCTGTTCCGGGACGGGCCGCTGTTGGCGGAGCTGGCCCAGGCCGCCGCCGACGGGCTGCGCCTGGGTTTCTCCACGACCGGCCCCCGACAGGCGGAGACGGTGCGCCGCGCGCTGGGCCTGGAGGCCGACGGCCGCCGCCTGTTCACCGCCGTCCAGTCGACCTGGAACGTGATGGAGCCGTCCGTCGAGGACGCGCTGCGCGAGGCCCACGACGAGGGCGTCCACGTCCTGGTGAAGGAGACCCTCGCCAACGGGCGGCTCGCGGTGGACCCGCCGGAGCCGGTGGCGGCGCTCGCCGAGGCGCACCGGGTCGGGCCGGACGCCGTCGCCCTGGCCGCCGCCCTGAGCCGCCCCTGGGCCGACACCGTCCTGGTGGGCTCGGTGAGCGTCACGCAGCTTCACGCCAACCTGGTCGCGTCGACGCTGATCTTGGACGAGCGGGAGCTGGCGGCCCTCGCCGAGGCCGCCGTCCCGCCCGCCCGCTACTGGGCCGAACGCGCCGCCCTCCCCTGGGGTTGA
- a CDS encoding class I adenylate-forming enzyme family protein: MQAMTVGGALADAARHDGVFLHDGDRRITYAEFDALTDRVAAGLLARGVRRGDRIGLLGLNTPQWLAAFFGAARIGAVLVTLNVRYRERELVHMLGQSGARTVISVDEAAGFDFAGFFESSREALPGLTDHVFFGEGPAGDASFDALAATDADPALLAKARDAVTADDPLVILYTSGTTGRPKGAVITHGGILASASAQAAHFSMDETDVLLGHLPFNHVGGITCTVMAALVAGSSVAPLPAFGPDAALRAIERHRVTFLGAVPTMFVLMLGRDDFADHDVSSVRLCTAGGSNVEPALAEAIREGFPGVPLYGLYGLSETSGACVLSPVDDDAETVTRTLGVVVGDFEARVTGPDGAVLPSGEVGELEIRGGCVAGGYWEMPEETAAAFRADGWLATGDMVVMEPDGHLVLRGRKKEMYIQGGFNVYPVEIENVLTAHPGVAMAAGIGVPDEILGEVGHCYVVPRPGVEPPTEEELTAYCRERLADYKVPRRFVVTDDVPLTPVGKINKAELRERPA; encoded by the coding sequence ATGCAGGCGATGACGGTGGGCGGGGCGCTGGCGGACGCGGCGCGCCATGACGGGGTCTTCCTCCACGACGGCGATCGGCGGATCACGTACGCCGAGTTCGACGCGCTGACCGACCGGGTCGCCGCAGGGCTGCTGGCCCGGGGCGTCCGGCGCGGCGACCGGATCGGGCTGCTGGGCCTGAACACCCCGCAGTGGCTGGCCGCCTTCTTCGGCGCGGCGCGGATCGGGGCCGTGCTCGTCACCCTGAACGTGCGGTACCGGGAGCGGGAGCTCGTCCACATGCTGGGCCAGAGCGGCGCCCGCACGGTCATCAGCGTCGACGAGGCCGCCGGTTTCGACTTCGCCGGGTTCTTCGAGAGCTCCCGGGAGGCGCTGCCCGGCCTCACCGACCACGTGTTCTTCGGCGAGGGCCCGGCGGGCGACGCCTCGTTCGACGCGCTCGCCGCGACGGACGCCGACCCGGCGCTCCTGGCGAAGGCCCGTGACGCGGTGACGGCGGACGACCCGCTGGTGATCCTGTACACCTCCGGCACCACGGGCCGGCCCAAGGGCGCGGTCATCACCCACGGCGGCATCCTGGCCTCGGCGTCGGCGCAGGCCGCGCACTTCTCGATGGACGAGACGGACGTGCTGCTCGGACATCTGCCGTTCAATCACGTCGGCGGCATCACCTGCACCGTCATGGCGGCGCTGGTCGCGGGATCGTCGGTGGCGCCGCTGCCCGCGTTCGGACCCGACGCGGCGCTGCGGGCGATCGAGCGGCACCGGGTCACGTTCCTGGGCGCGGTGCCCACGATGTTCGTGCTGATGCTGGGCCGCGACGACTTCGCCGACCACGACGTGTCGTCGGTGCGGCTGTGCACGGCGGGCGGGTCCAACGTCGAGCCCGCGCTGGCCGAGGCGATCCGCGAGGGGTTCCCCGGCGTCCCCCTGTACGGGCTGTACGGCCTGTCGGAGACGTCGGGGGCGTGCGTGCTGTCGCCGGTCGACGACGACGCCGAGACGGTGACGCGCACGCTCGGCGTCGTGGTCGGCGACTTCGAGGCGCGGGTGACCGGGCCGGACGGCGCGGTGCTGCCGTCGGGCGAGGTCGGCGAGCTGGAGATCCGCGGCGGCTGCGTGGCCGGCGGCTACTGGGAGATGCCCGAGGAGACCGCGGCGGCCTTCCGCGCGGACGGCTGGCTGGCCACCGGGGACATGGTCGTCATGGAGCCGGACGGGCACCTGGTGCTGCGCGGCCGCAAGAAGGAGATGTACATCCAGGGCGGCTTCAACGTCTATCCGGTGGAGATCGAGAACGTCCTGACCGCGCATCCCGGGGTCGCGATGGCCGCCGGGATCGGGGTGCCCGACGAGATCCTCGGCGAGGTCGGCCACTGCTACGTCGTTCCGCGCCCGGGGGTCGAGCCGCCGACGGAGGAGGAGTTGACCGCGTACTGCCGGGAGCGGCTGGCCGACTACAAGGTGCCGCGACGGTTCGTGGTCACCGACGACGTTCCGCTGACTCCGGTCGGTAAGATCAACAAAGCGGAGCTCAGAGAACGCCCGGCCTGA
- a CDS encoding helix-turn-helix domain-containing protein, with translation MPALVPAGADTPTAEVVGYPRRGGPTVLRLLLGGHLRELRETAGISAEDAGYAIRGSHSKISRMENGRVGFKQRDVADLLTLYGVTDEADREAVLSLARQANTPGWWHRYGDVLPAWFEVYLGLEEAASLIRAYEVHFVPGLLQTEDYARAIVRLGHPEAGEEEVERRVGLRLARQMRLMGPDAPAVWAVVDETALHRRVGGTAVMREQVRHLIEMSTLPNVTLQVVPLNVTGSTAAGGPFTILRFAEPALSDVVYLEHLTSALYLDKAGDVEAYLRAINGLSVAAGQPQETQRLLQDILAGM, from the coding sequence ATGCCCGCGCTCGTTCCTGCGGGCGCCGACACACCGACGGCGGAGGTCGTCGGGTACCCCCGCCGCGGCGGACCGACCGTGCTGCGCCTGCTGCTCGGCGGTCACCTGCGGGAACTGCGCGAGACGGCGGGCATCTCGGCGGAGGACGCCGGGTACGCCATCCGCGGCTCCCACTCCAAGATCAGCCGAATGGAGAACGGCCGGGTCGGCTTCAAGCAGCGCGACGTGGCCGACCTGCTCACCCTCTACGGGGTGACCGACGAGGCCGACCGCGAGGCCGTGCTGTCGCTGGCGCGGCAGGCCAACACCCCCGGCTGGTGGCACCGCTACGGCGACGTGCTGCCCGCCTGGTTCGAGGTCTACCTCGGGCTGGAGGAGGCCGCCTCGCTGATCCGGGCGTACGAGGTGCACTTCGTGCCCGGCCTGTTGCAGACCGAGGACTACGCCCGCGCCATCGTCCGGCTCGGCCATCCCGAGGCCGGCGAGGAGGAGGTCGAGCGTCGGGTGGGCCTGCGGCTGGCCCGACAGATGCGGCTGATGGGCCCGGACGCACCGGCCGTGTGGGCGGTCGTCGACGAGACGGCGCTGCACCGGCGGGTCGGCGGCACGGCGGTGATGCGCGAGCAGGTCCGCCACCTCATCGAGATGTCCACGCTGCCCAACGTCACCCTGCAGGTCGTGCCGCTGAACGTCACCGGCAGCACGGCGGCGGGCGGCCCGTTCACGATCCTGCGCTTCGCCGAGCCCGCCCTGTCGGACGTCGTCTACCTGGAGCACCTCACCAGCGCCCTCTACCTCGACAAGGCCGGCGACGTGGAGGCGTACCTGCGCGCCATCAACGGGCTGTCGGTGGCGGCGGGTCAGCCGCAGGAGACCCAGCGTCTGTTGCAGGACATCCTGGCCGGAATGTAG
- a CDS encoding DUF58 domain-containing protein, which produces MILRDLAPEQALRRLELTVLRRLDGLLQGDHQGLLPGPGSEIAEGRPYAPGDDVRVMDWNLTARTSVPHVRDRIADRELETWALVDCTASMDFGTGRVEKRDLAVAAVAAVGFLTERSGNRMGAQILHGEGLRHVPARTGRPHLLWLLRTLLESPRVPARARGVTSPGLGAGAELLARTSLRRRGLVVVVSDFLEPVETWRRPLRLLARRHRVLAVEVVDPRELTLPDVGLLTVVDPETGRRGEIPTAARRVRERYERAAVEQREAIEHGLRRAGASHLRLRTDGDWLRDIVRHVRRQRVLGAFPPPMGGEPA; this is translated from the coding sequence GTGATCCTGCGGGACCTGGCTCCCGAGCAGGCGCTCCGGCGTCTGGAGCTGACCGTGCTGCGCAGGCTGGACGGACTCCTGCAGGGCGACCATCAGGGGCTGCTGCCGGGCCCCGGGAGCGAGATCGCCGAGGGACGCCCGTACGCGCCCGGCGACGACGTTCGGGTCATGGACTGGAACCTGACCGCCCGCACCTCCGTGCCGCACGTCCGCGACCGGATCGCGGATCGGGAGCTGGAGACCTGGGCCCTCGTGGACTGCACGGCGAGCATGGACTTCGGCACCGGCCGGGTCGAGAAGCGCGACCTGGCGGTGGCCGCCGTCGCCGCCGTGGGCTTCCTGACGGAACGTTCGGGGAACCGGATGGGCGCGCAGATCCTGCACGGGGAAGGGCTGCGCCACGTTCCGGCCCGCACCGGACGCCCGCATCTCCTGTGGCTGCTCCGGACGCTGCTGGAGTCGCCCCGCGTCCCCGCCCGCGCCCGGGGCGTGACCTCCCCGGGGCTGGGCGCCGGGGCCGAACTGCTGGCGCGCACGTCGCTGCGGCGACGTGGGCTCGTGGTGGTGGTGTCGGACTTCCTGGAGCCGGTGGAGACCTGGCGGCGGCCGTTGCGGCTGCTGGCCCGACGGCACCGGGTGCTGGCCGTGGAGGTGGTCGACCCGCGTGAGCTGACGCTCCCCGACGTGGGGCTGCTCACGGTGGTCGACCCCGAGACCGGGCGGCGCGGGGAGATCCCGACCGCCGCCCGCCGGGTCAGGGAACGCTATGAACGCGCCGCCGTCGAGCAGCGCGAGGCCATCGAACACGGGCTGCGCAGGGCGGGGGCGTCGCATCTGAGGCTGCGCACCGACGGCGACTGGCTGCGGGACATCGTCCGGCACGTTCGCCGTCAACGTGTTCTTGGAGCGTTCCCACCGCCGATGGGGGGTGAGCCGGCATGA
- a CDS encoding M20 metallopeptidase family protein, with translation MGEGWVDKFRAAVADELPAAVDLRHRLHADPRPSGDEAATARAVVAALEAGDGAPVAHTGRVVRVGGDGPAVVLRAELDGLPIEERTGVPWASRNGFMHACGHDVHLAALVAVCRAAARIGPPAPVLALLQPREETAPSGAVDVVRAGVLDGCLAVVGVHVQPRLAEGVVSATPGPVNAAADEFEITIDGRGGHAGYPHITRDPVLALCQSVVSLQQIASRRFDPVLGAVCTVGEVTAGSAANVVPPTASARGTIRVMRDDDRAVAADLIRDIVAHTAAAHGCEGRVTMRPLQPVLENDRRLAAEAALRLAGMGATVDTTFRSFGADDFSHYCRLTRGLMLFVGTAGDDAPGLHHAGFLPDDALVGRVADAYLAGYLAACDTA, from the coding sequence ATGGGAGAGGGCTGGGTCGACAAGTTCCGCGCGGCGGTCGCCGACGAACTGCCCGCCGCGGTGGACCTGCGGCATCGTCTGCACGCCGATCCGCGCCCGTCCGGTGACGAGGCCGCCACCGCGCGGGCCGTGGTCGCGGCGCTGGAGGCCGGCGACGGCGCGCCCGTCGCGCACACCGGGCGTGTCGTGCGGGTGGGCGGCGACGGTCCCGCGGTGGTGCTGCGCGCCGAGTTGGACGGGTTGCCGATCGAGGAGCGGACCGGGGTCCCGTGGGCCTCCCGCAACGGGTTCATGCACGCCTGCGGGCACGACGTGCACCTCGCGGCGCTGGTCGCGGTGTGCCGGGCGGCCGCGCGGATCGGACCGCCGGCCCCCGTGCTGGCGCTGCTGCAGCCCCGTGAGGAGACCGCCCCGTCGGGCGCCGTGGACGTCGTCCGCGCCGGGGTCCTGGACGGCTGCCTGGCCGTGGTCGGCGTGCACGTCCAGCCGAGGCTGGCCGAGGGTGTGGTGTCGGCCACACCGGGGCCGGTGAACGCGGCGGCCGACGAGTTCGAGATCACGATCGACGGGCGGGGCGGGCACGCCGGGTATCCGCACATCACCCGCGATCCCGTGCTGGCGCTGTGCCAGTCGGTGGTGAGCCTCCAGCAGATCGCCAGCCGCCGTTTCGACCCGGTGCTGGGCGCGGTGTGCACCGTCGGCGAGGTCACCGCGGGCAGCGCCGCCAACGTCGTCCCGCCCACCGCGTCGGCCCGCGGCACCATCCGGGTGATGCGCGACGACGACCGCGCCGTCGCGGCCGACCTGATCCGCGACATCGTGGCGCACACGGCGGCGGCGCACGGGTGCGAGGGCCGGGTGACGATGCGGCCCCTCCAGCCGGTGCTGGAGAACGACCGGCGGCTGGCGGCGGAAGCGGCGCTGCGCCTGGCGGGCATGGGCGCGACGGTGGACACGACGTTCCGCTCGTTCGGGGCCGACGACTTCTCCCACTACTGCCGGCTGACGCGGGGGCTGATGCTGTTCGTGGGCACGGCGGGCGACGACGCGCCGGGCCTGCACCACGCCGGGTTCCTGCCGGACGACGCGCTGGTGGGCCGGGTAGCCGACGCCTACCTGGCGGGGTACCTGGCGGCCTGCGACACCGCGTGA
- a CDS encoding OsmC family protein translates to MATTRTAGAHWEGPLMGGQGTVSLESSGLGTFDVNWPSRAEKPEGRTSPEELIAAAHSTCFSMALSHGLAGAGTPPETVDTKADVTFQPGEGITGVHLTVRATVPGLSAEDFQKAAEAAKANCPVSKALTGTTITLDAALA, encoded by the coding sequence ATGGCAACGACCCGTACCGCCGGCGCCCACTGGGAAGGCCCGCTCATGGGCGGGCAGGGCACGGTGTCCCTCGAGTCCTCGGGCCTCGGCACGTTCGACGTCAACTGGCCGTCGCGCGCCGAGAAGCCGGAGGGCCGCACGAGCCCCGAGGAGCTCATCGCCGCCGCCCACTCCACCTGCTTCTCGATGGCCCTCTCCCACGGGCTGGCCGGGGCGGGCACCCCGCCGGAGACCGTCGACACCAAGGCGGACGTCACCTTCCAGCCCGGCGAGGGCATCACCGGCGTCCACCTGACGGTCCGCGCCACGGTCCCCGGCCTGTCGGCGGAGGACTTCCAGAAGGCCGCCGAGGCCGCCAAGGCCAACTGCCCGGTCAGCAAGGCCCTGACCGGCACCACCATCACCCTGGACGCCGCGCTCGCCTGA
- a CDS encoding phosphorothioated DNA-binding restriction endonuclease, translating into MDWVDRVLGVRRWTRGGERAPHKPLLLLYALGAYQRHGAAPIPFSAAEASLQRLLREFGPPRHTHMGYPFHHLAADDRLWQVDTDDGPGSPGSNPGALRSTRARGRLHPELTAALDADPRLLGRLARALLEANFAPSLHDDVCQEAGLDLAGAELPVAVESRLPPRDPAFRWEVLEAYGFRCAFCDYDGLLDGVAVGLDAAHVRWRSYEGPDEAANGLCLCALHHRLLDRGVLGLTPDREITVSHGFRATAPTASLLVLDLSGRPVRPPRSGRPTVEAGHIAWHTDQVFRRPARAPAA; encoded by the coding sequence GTGGACTGGGTGGATCGGGTGCTCGGCGTCCGTCGGTGGACGCGGGGCGGTGAGCGCGCGCCGCACAAGCCGCTCCTCCTGCTGTACGCGCTCGGCGCGTACCAGCGTCACGGGGCGGCGCCCATCCCGTTCTCGGCGGCCGAGGCCTCCCTGCAACGCCTGCTCAGGGAGTTCGGCCCGCCCCGCCACACCCACATGGGCTACCCGTTCCACCACCTTGCCGCCGACGACCGCCTCTGGCAGGTCGACACCGACGACGGCCCCGGCAGCCCGGGGTCCAACCCGGGCGCGCTGCGGTCGACGCGGGCGCGGGGCCGGCTGCACCCCGAGCTCACGGCGGCGTTGGACGCCGACCCGCGGCTGCTCGGGCGGCTCGCGCGGGCGCTGTTGGAGGCGAACTTCGCCCCTTCGCTGCACGACGACGTCTGCCAGGAGGCGGGTCTGGACCTGGCGGGCGCCGAACTTCCCGTCGCCGTGGAGAGCCGCCTGCCGCCGCGCGACCCGGCGTTCCGCTGGGAGGTCCTGGAGGCGTACGGGTTCCGCTGCGCCTTCTGCGACTACGACGGCCTGTTGGACGGCGTGGCGGTCGGGCTGGACGCCGCGCACGTGCGGTGGCGCTCCTACGAGGGGCCGGACGAGGCGGCGAACGGCCTGTGCCTGTGCGCCCTGCACCACAGGCTGCTGGACCGGGGCGTCCTCGGTCTGACGCCCGACCGCGAGATCACCGTGTCCCACGGCTTCCGCGCCACCGCGCCGACCGCCTCGCTCCTGGTGCTGGACCTGTCGGGGCGGCCCGTCCGCCCCCCGCGGTCCGGGCGGCCCACGGTGGAGGCCGGCCATATCGCCTGGCACACCGACCAGGTGTTCCGGCGCCCGGCACGGGCCCCCGCCGCGTAG
- a CDS encoding SAM-dependent methyltransferase, with translation MAGDRSGSGGFDPSVPNIARMYDYYLGGKDHYEADRRQAERAMAADPTLLTVIRENRAFVGRAVRYLAEQGIDQFLDIGTGLPTQQNVHQIAHAVDPDARVVYVDNDGQVVAHGRAILADSANSTVVEADLRRPREILDHPETRRLLDFDRPVAVLVVATLHFIPDAAGPQEIMAELRDALAPGSHLALTHASPDGLPDLVAKVVEVYKRTNAPGTPRTYDQVAALFGDFELLDPGLVWASLWRPERPVSREEALRTWFYGGVARKT, from the coding sequence GTGGCGGGCGACCGATCCGGGTCGGGCGGGTTCGACCCGTCCGTGCCCAACATCGCACGGATGTACGACTACTACCTCGGCGGCAAGGACCACTACGAGGCGGACCGCAGACAGGCCGAACGGGCCATGGCGGCCGATCCGACGCTGCTGACGGTGATCCGCGAGAACCGGGCGTTCGTCGGCCGCGCCGTCCGGTATCTGGCCGAGCAGGGCATCGACCAGTTCCTCGACATCGGCACCGGCCTGCCCACCCAGCAGAACGTCCACCAGATCGCGCACGCGGTCGATCCGGACGCCCGCGTCGTGTACGTCGACAACGACGGCCAGGTCGTGGCGCACGGGCGGGCGATCCTGGCCGACTCCGCGAACTCCACCGTCGTGGAGGCCGACCTCCGTCGCCCGCGCGAGATCCTCGACCACCCCGAGACGCGGCGGCTGCTGGACTTCGACCGGCCGGTGGCCGTGCTGGTGGTGGCGACCCTGCACTTCATCCCGGACGCCGCCGGGCCGCAGGAGATCATGGCCGAGCTGCGGGACGCGCTGGCCCCCGGCAGCCATCTCGCGCTGACGCACGCCTCCCCCGACGGGCTCCCCGACCTGGTCGCCAAGGTCGTGGAGGTCTACAAGCGCACCAACGCCCCCGGCACGCCCCGTACGTACGACCAGGTGGCCGCCCTGTTCGGTGACTTCGAGCTGCTGGACCCCGGGTTGGTGTGGGCGTCGCTGTGGCGTCCGGAGCGCCCGGTGAGCCGGGAGGAGGCGCTCCGGACGTGGTTCTACGGCGGGGTCGCCCGCAAGACCTGA
- a CDS encoding AAA family ATPase, translating into MNTADPARARQGPGGPAGTAGSRDALAERALFEVKRVIVGQDRMVERMLVAALAGGHCLLEGAPGVAKTLAAETLATVVGGTFARIQFTPDLVPADIVGTRIYRPSTEDFDVEPGPVLANVVLADEINRAPAKVQSALLEVMAEGRVSIGGRTFPAPAPFLVLATQNPIESEGVYQLPEAQRDRFLLKIDVGYPDEAEELAILYRMSTRRPVPSAVLDTDGLAALRLAAQRVFVHDAVARYVVRLVSVTRAPDAYGVPGMGRHIAYGASPRATLGLVAAARALALLRGREYVLPVDVRDLAGDVIAHRLVLSFDALADGISANALVERVLAAVPMPRVAPREGEEAA; encoded by the coding sequence GTGAACACCGCCGACCCCGCCCGGGCCCGGCAGGGCCCGGGCGGCCCCGCCGGGACGGCGGGATCTCGGGACGCGCTCGCCGAGCGGGCGCTGTTCGAGGTGAAGCGGGTCATCGTCGGGCAGGACCGGATGGTCGAGCGGATGCTGGTCGCCGCGCTGGCCGGCGGGCACTGCCTGCTGGAGGGCGCGCCCGGGGTCGCCAAGACGCTGGCCGCCGAGACCCTCGCCACCGTGGTCGGCGGCACCTTCGCCCGCATCCAGTTCACCCCCGACCTGGTGCCCGCCGACATCGTGGGCACCCGCATCTACCGGCCGTCCACCGAGGACTTCGACGTCGAGCCGGGCCCGGTGCTGGCCAACGTGGTGCTGGCCGACGAGATCAACCGGGCCCCCGCCAAGGTCCAGTCGGCGCTGCTGGAGGTGATGGCGGAGGGCAGGGTCAGCATCGGCGGGCGCACCTTCCCGGCGCCCGCGCCGTTCCTGGTGCTGGCCACCCAGAACCCCATAGAGTCCGAGGGCGTCTACCAACTGCCGGAGGCGCAGCGGGACCGGTTCCTGTTGAAGATCGACGTCGGCTACCCCGACGAGGCCGAGGAACTGGCGATCCTCTACCGGATGAGCACGCGGCGGCCCGTGCCGTCCGCCGTCCTGGACACCGACGGGCTCGCCGCGCTGCGCCTCGCCGCACAGCGGGTGTTCGTCCACGACGCGGTCGCCCGGTACGTGGTCCGGCTGGTGTCGGTCACCCGCGCGCCGGACGCGTACGGCGTCCCGGGGATGGGCCGCCACATCGCCTACGGGGCCAGTCCGCGCGCCACGTTGGGCCTGGTCGCCGCCGCCCGCGCGCTGGCCCTGCTGCGCGGCCGTGAGTACGTGCTCCCGGTGGACGTACGGGACCTGGCGGGCGACGTCATCGCGCACCGGCTGGTGCTGTCGTTCGACGCGCTGGCCGACGGGATCTCCGCGAACGCCCTGGTGGAACGGGTGCTGGCGGCCGTCCCGATGCCGCGCGTCGCGCCGCGCGAGGGTGAGGAGGCGGCGTGA
- a CDS encoding class I SAM-dependent methyltransferase has product MTDYWNHNVHYHPVVLDAVPPGCRAALDVGCGEGLLARRLAARAERVTGLDTDARILDEARRRTDDPRVTYVEGGLLEHRPPPHGYDFISSVATVHHMDFGAAVTRMAELLNPGGTLVVIGLARDRAPVDRLRSAAALPAARVLRRRRGESDPVGLRMVDPGMSWGEVRAETARLLPGARWRRHLLWRYSIVWNRSS; this is encoded by the coding sequence TTGACCGACTACTGGAACCACAACGTCCACTACCACCCCGTGGTCCTCGACGCCGTCCCGCCGGGCTGCCGCGCGGCGCTCGACGTCGGCTGCGGCGAAGGGCTGCTGGCCCGCCGGCTCGCCGCCCGGGCGGAGCGGGTGACGGGCCTGGACACCGACGCCCGGATCCTCGACGAGGCCCGGCGGCGCACCGACGACCCCCGCGTGACCTACGTCGAGGGCGGCCTCCTGGAGCACCGGCCGCCACCGCACGGCTACGACTTCATCAGCTCGGTCGCCACCGTCCATCACATGGACTTCGGCGCGGCCGTGACGCGGATGGCCGAGCTGCTCAACCCCGGAGGCACGCTGGTCGTCATCGGTCTGGCCCGCGACCGCGCCCCCGTCGACCGGCTGAGGAGCGCGGCGGCCCTCCCCGCCGCGCGGGTGCTGCGCCGGCGGCGCGGCGAGTCCGATCCGGTGGGCCTGCGCATGGTGGACCCGGGGATGAGCTGGGGCGAGGTGCGCGCGGAGACGGCCCGACTGCTGCCCGGCGCACGGTGGCGGCGGCATCTGCTGTGGCGGTACTCGATCGTCTGGAACCGGTCCTCTTAG
- a CDS encoding citrate synthase translates to MSDIELDHPGGRMSLEVTSATEGPGGLGVGSLLKETGYVTLDPGFVNTASCTSAITYIDGDAGILRYRGYPIEELAESASFLEVAYLLIYGELPSETEFSDFTDKIRNHTMLHEDFKNFFAGFPRDAHPMAVLSSAVSALSTFYQDSLDPFDPEQVDISSIRLISKLPTIAAYAYKTSIGQPLLYPDNSLGYVENFLRMSFGVPPTPYEVDPEIAEILDMLFVLHADHEQNCSTSTVRLVGSSQANLFSSISAAVNALWGPLHGGANQAVLEMLEQINADGGDVDSFVRRVKSKEPGLKLMGFGHRVYRNYDPRAAVVKKATSKVLEALGKPDPLLDIAMRLEEVALADDYFVERKLYPNVDFYTGVIYKALGFPTNAFTVLFALGRLPGWIAQWREMMADPTTKIGRPRQVYLGPGERHYVPREER, encoded by the coding sequence ATGTCCGACATCGAGCTCGACCACCCCGGCGGGCGGATGTCTCTTGAGGTGACCAGCGCGACCGAAGGGCCCGGCGGCCTGGGGGTCGGCAGTCTCCTCAAGGAGACCGGGTACGTCACCCTGGACCCGGGGTTCGTCAACACCGCGTCCTGCACCTCGGCGATCACCTACATCGACGGCGACGCCGGCATCCTGCGCTACCGCGGCTACCCGATCGAGGAGCTGGCGGAGAGCGCGTCGTTCCTGGAGGTCGCCTATCTGCTGATCTACGGTGAGCTGCCCTCCGAGACCGAGTTCTCGGACTTCACCGATAAGATCCGCAACCACACGATGCTGCACGAGGACTTCAAGAACTTCTTCGCCGGGTTCCCCCGCGACGCCCACCCGATGGCGGTCCTGTCCTCGGCCGTCAGCGCGCTGTCCACCTTCTACCAGGACAGCCTCGACCCGTTCGACCCCGAGCAGGTCGACATCTCCAGCATCCGGCTGATCTCCAAACTGCCGACGATCGCCGCGTACGCGTACAAGACCTCCATCGGCCAGCCGCTGCTGTACCCGGACAACTCGCTCGGCTACGTGGAGAACTTCCTGCGCATGTCGTTCGGTGTGCCGCCCACCCCCTACGAGGTGGACCCGGAGATCGCCGAGATCCTCGACATGCTGTTCGTGCTGCACGCCGACCACGAGCAGAACTGCTCCACCTCCACGGTCCGGCTGGTGGGCTCCAGTCAGGCCAACCTGTTCTCGTCCATCTCGGCGGCGGTCAACGCGCTGTGGGGCCCGCTGCACGGCGGCGCCAACCAGGCCGTGCTGGAGATGCTGGAGCAGATCAACGCCGACGGCGGCGACGTCGACTCGTTCGTGCGGCGGGTCAAGTCCAAGGAGCCCGGCCTGAAGCTGATGGGCTTCGGGCACCGCGTCTACCGCAACTACGACCCGCGCGCCGCCGTGGTGAAGAAGGCCACCTCCAAGGTGCTCGAGGCGCTCGGCAAGCCCGACCCGCTGCTGGACATCGCCATGCGACTGGAGGAGGTCGCGCTCGCCGACGACTACTTCGTCGAGCGCAAGCTGTACCCGAACGTCGACTTCTACACCGGCGTGATCTACAAGGCCCTCGGGTTCCCGACCAACGCGTTCACCGTGCTGTTCGCGCTGGGTCGGCTGCCGGGCTGGATCGCGCAGTGGCGCGAGATGATGGCCGACCCCACCACCAAGATCGGCCGCCCGCGGCAGGTCTACCTGGGCCCCGGCGAGCGCCACTACGTGCCGCGCGAAGAGCGCTGA